The Biomphalaria glabrata chromosome 1, xgBioGlab47.1, whole genome shotgun sequence sequence AGGACATTGAGGTCTTAAAGGCTAAATAGTTTTTTGTACAATCTTCAGCcagtaaaatattttagaattcTCTTTGACTTCATTAAAAAATAGAAGTCTGATCTCATCTCGCGttctttatttttctcaaaACATGAAATGGAAGATGCGAAACAAACACAGTTTAAGAACTATCCATCGCTCTTATGATAGGATTGTTCCCCTGTGCTCTGAGCTGTTCTTAGTCTGCGCAAATGAAGTATTGGTTGGCAGGAAATCGTGTGGCAGCCGCGACTCCGTCAAGACTTCGAAGCGGATCTCACAGTACATCCCGAGACTCTAAATGCAAGGCAGGATCTTAAAGAGGTCATAATGGGTCAATTCGCAAATTAACGATGTGCATTCTTAAATCCGGGCTAGTGTACCACCTCTTTACTGTTTCTACTGTGACACAGGTGGGTATCGATATTCCATATTATATTCGATACTTTTTCATAATTAACACCAAATGAATTACCTCGCaatttttcctctttttttttttcatttataaattataaatgagactaaataacatatatttttaaagtaaggatttaaaaaaaaaaaactataaaccCCAGCTTTTCCTGGTAGGcctatttcattttgttttttaaactacattCACATCTATTTCATATCAATAAGTTAGTCCAATCTCTTCGgaatgtttatttaaatgtataatactttatataagccaacttttctttaataaattgatatttgaaaatatattacaatattcatttaTCCATATTTAgttctttaatttaaaacaaaagtctaTCCttcaattatttataattattattcaaataataattttatatgctaattttataataattattttatatgcccaacctgtgatcgcagctgtgtatcaaggattggcctctttagtcacacaagaagttgcaaagggaaaagatcgtctcgcgagacgtaaaatgccacagagattaTTCAAATTCAGTTGCAAATTCTAtcataatttatagatctacctTTTGAAATCATGTATAGCtttcaacaaaaaattaaagaatattttaaataatataatgaGATTTATATAGAGGCCTATacagagggagacagagaaagaatgACCTATTGAGACAAAAactgtacatttatattttcaacTAAGTATAATATCTACCTTAAGTTCTTCCTGGAATCTCATCTTTTCAACCTCAAACTCTTCTCGTCTTAGTTGCAGATCTGACTCCAGTTCTGCAATCTTGTTCTCTGCTTCGAGTTGTCTTTCTTGAAATTGACTTTCTAGCTCTAGGCGTCTGCTTTCGTATTCCTGTTAGGAGATAACATAGCAAATAACAAACATGCGTCTAAATATCTCTAGGGGAGgtgtaatttgtaaaaataataaaagatgcTGTAAACTTTGGCCCATTAGGTCATTACAAGCTTCAAGCTTTTCTGCCTCGTATGTCTCCTTACACTTTTAGGAGAATataacctatttttttattatttcgccccctcctctagtatgttgaccgatttggtggggtcaggagggggcaatggtatcaatcccgccccccccatacactttcgagtgggggggcggtccaatttatttgtagaaatcaagcttgctaacagaatcaattaaatatctatatgattaaaacttgttattgatattttaaccgatctttatattatgtcgttccctgtttaccgTTTGGGGATGGGGAGGGGCGAatatctctactgcccttcccacctaaaccatttgagtgggggggggcggtcctacttttatggagaaatcatagtttgtgaacaaaattagttgaattaatctataaattttatattatgtcgctccctttctggtatcttggtcgattcggtggggttggggggagggcgattgcatgtactgcccttcccactctagccctctgagtgtggggggggagcggtcctatttttatggagaatcatagtttgtgaacaaaattagttgaatatctatataatataaactacgtattgatatgtgaacccattgtatattatgtcgtaccatactctaatctcaaattttatcattagtaaatttaaatgaaaaagggttgcacCATGTGGGAAGGGCGATATATGCaattgcatttcccccatcggacaaaccaatactttttcttttagtattatagttaagaaattacaaaatgtaaaaaatctgccactaatataatttatatatactataaattaaattcttatatcgagtcgccctacttttttttttattctttaatgccaaatgcaatctttagcagaaattattaaaggagcgaggattaatcgttttcattctaccgcccctcccatttccagagtttatgtaatttcacatgaatttatcattattatttaaagaaagactttgcattggaaaagttagaactcaaacgaaatttttcagtataagaatcatgattgagatgagttctaaaccgaaaaaaaatacatttatagtcgccttttcccaacctttactcaatcggatatttttctagttaaataaatttgggactataactcacaacttaTACCACAacgttattgaatattatttatcgaataattttttttcggcggcgatcctcaaagccaaaatctaaatatgtggggtatcttatcttttcaaggaacaaatcggttttatttgcaatgtattaagggcctataaattcatgttagaatatctttcaagtacaatatttttcaaaaggtcctttttttttaatagtatgaataatgagctttaggtcagaagagtgcgtttctgcagtgaaaaatgccagaaaacgcttttggcttcggggcttcgccccgaacttcattaatgaataatgagctgtagatgtcaggaaaatgcgtttctgcagtgaaaaatgcaagaaaacgcttttgtcctttcgggcttcgccccgaactccattgatgaataatgagctgtagatgtcaggaaaatgcgtttctgcagtgaagaatgcaagaaaacgcttttgtcgttggggcttcgcccccaactccattgatgaataataagcgtagatgtaaggagaatgcgtttctgcagtaaagaatacaagaaaatgtttttggcgtcggggcttcgccccgaacttcattgatgaataataagctgtagatgtcaggagaatgcgtttctgtagtgaagaatagaagaaaatgcttttggcgtcggggcttcgccccgaaatccattgatgaataataagctgtagatgtcaggagaatgcgtttctgcagtgaagaatgcaagaaaacgcttttggcgtcggagctttgccccaaaccccactagggaaccttatagcgttgccccactttttcgctttttaaaattctcatatatatgtgtgtgtgtgtgtgtgtgtatgtgtgtgtgtgttctgtacacacgtttatgcatagggttagggtttactgggcgttagggttagggtttggaaaaaaatcgaccccccccccactccaaagttctggatccgctagtgacgCCAGGAGGATAGATGTCTACACAGAAAGTGAAGCAAATTTAATCGGTCACTGGCTAATCCCTTACTAAAATTTAGCCTTCAACATTTTGAGAATGcgtttaaaaagtttatatgcTCATTGTTTTCACTTTGACTAATTTAATTCTTCAGTGCAGAAGGCGAAAAGACAACATAAGAAGaattagatgtggcaaaatatacaTGTCGCAACTGGGTTGGCGTGATGATGTCCTGTGAAAAACTAGTCCTGTGAAATATAGCACTAATCCGTatcttcggaattgaagacaatgtctattattattattacagtgcTAAATAGGAGTGCACTAGAATTATTAACCTATATAGTTTTATAAATGTCTACTTCTGTATTCTTTACAACGTATACACCACAACGCTTGCTATTCATTAATAGGCCTCCATTGTATAAAAATCGAATCAGACTGTTTTTTCTCAAGCTAGAATCTacatctagtaggcctacattccaATTCCAGCTACCACTTTGTTAGCAAGTGCACGTACCATGAAATACTGTAATTTATTATAGTTTACATAAACAAAGACAGTagcttattaatattattatgattagtttaattagttattatttcTTAGTGAACGTTAGGCCTTCATTAATGTCGGTAATTTAAAGGTACAGTTCtcgcttttttaaatatattttaaatgaacaaATGCCAACTTTCATTTTTCAAATACGGAATATGTGTTTCTCTTCAATTCAGTAAGCAATTATTTTTcgttatttatttgtgtattgtCGTTAATGTACATGCAggatcaaaataaaaattaatcaattcattACCTTTATTTTATCTTCGCACCTGGCCACTTCTTCGTTAAGTCGAAGTTCTTTTAGTTCTAATCTCGTAGCCAAACGTTCCGTGACGGACTCCCTGGAGCAGACTTGTCTCTCGCGCTCTCTCAGTTGTGCCTCTCTAGCTTCGATGTAGTCTTTAGCTCTCTGTAACGAAAATGCATATTGCAATAACAGAACAGCAGCTCAAACTCTATACTTACGAAATATTTAAACACACATTTTTGGTCAAAGGAATGAGTAAAAAGTTCAGACCTGTACAAAGATGTTGAAGTTCCCATGAAGTTTCTCCAGAAAGGTTTTTCCGATGTAATCAATTTGTTCATGGATGTCCAGTTCCCAGGGCGTTGTCACGTCATCAAACATGCTGTTCTCTATCAGATATCCGCGAACTTTAGAATCTTCTGGTACTTCCGTAGAATCGGGAGACCCGAGCCATTTCCCTTCAGAGTCCAGAGTTTCCAATGCAACCACTGGGCGCGTGAAGTCCGAGTCCATGTCCAAGACAACTCCGATTGATTTATCCCGACAAAATAGAGGCCTCCATTCTGCATCCGCTTCTGCCTTGGCCCACAAGCGAGATTCCTGGCTCTTTGGAATGGCGTAGAGTTGTCGGGCCCTGAACTCGATGTAGCCGACCTTCTCCATCTTGCTAAAACGCACTATATGGAAGTCTTCTGGAGGAGAGCTGCTAAGCATCACTTTGAAAGAGTTGATGTTGTGTTCGATCTCCGGCCCTCGGGCATATTTGTACACTACCAGCTTCATGGCTTTGTTTCCATCGGCGATGCCATACCACTGAACTAGAAGTCTCCATGCGTCTTCGTGGACGACGTCCACTGTGTGGGCATAGTCCCTCCTGGTCACAATCGGCCCTGGCGGTGATAGGGCCCTCTGGTTGTAGTACTTCCTGGAGCTGTTGATGCCAACGAACTTCTTCAGTTGCTCCAGCCACTCGGCTACGATCACGTACCAGAAGTCACCTTCAACCAGCGGACGGTCCAGGAGGTGTTCAAGCACGGACTTCTGCGAATCTGGAGGGAAAGTGACCGTCGTCGCCGCCGTGGGGTGAGCACTGTTGGCTGCAGCCGCCCCGGGTGGGGACGATGCCCTGACTCCGGCCACGGCCGCAACGGGCAGCCCAGAAGTGCTATTTGACGAAGGCAGCGACATTCCGAAACGGCGCTCACTGTGTGCTTGGCGGTGGAAAGTGGTCAGAGTGGAGGGGAGCATAAGGTGATTCTGGGAATAAACACAAGAGCCTACATGAGCACGTGACTGTTGTGGTGTGTGCTGGTGGACGCGTGCCAACTGCGCAGAGTTTACCTGTTGCTAACAGAAATGATGGCGGTATCTGCCTGAACTTTAACCTACACTGCATGTACTAAAAATAGCCTAATGAAACAGCACGTGCATTTGTTGACAAACACATAACCCAATATAAACTTTGATTATAGAGCCAACTTTAATTACCTTTTAAATGTTTCGCAATAGcttctttttaaatttcactttAATATAATGTCAAgcgcttctaaaaaaaaaagcgaatataaaaaaattcaagaccatacagatagaaaaaaaaagtttataaatataatgaaaaaaaacaaaaaaaaaaacaatgaaataattttgcatCGTATGTCTTATAAAACTAAACCTAATTTTCAGTATTAATACAtatcaaaaattattattgGGTTACAATATTTTCATTCTTACCTGTATTTAGTTTAGCTTTattaaaaaagattaaaaaatgtTGTCAAAGAATCAGTAGAATCTTCAATGAAAACTTTATATACTAGGATCGCTCACCGCACGTGACGGCGGGACCAGAACGAGGCTATTTGATAAAGGGCCAATAATGACGTCAGTCGATCTCCGcagaagtttttttgttttcaaaactactttttctctttgttctgtTTGCCAATAATGTCAATGGAAGTCTGGACATTCAAGACAAACATTCAAAGGTTACGTTGAATGGAAAATAGAAGCAATGGAAAATGAGTATTTCCTGAAAAAAGGGGGCAGTTCAATCTAGTAGTATGTAGCAtgttcttaaaatacttattattTCAGGACGACTCTAGGttgaagcagtggcgtagcgagAAGGGTGATTCTCGTGCTTGTTAGATGGTCAAACATCATCAGGCTTTCTGTTTGACCATctacttaaacttttttttctttgcgcCCTACCACCCGTTCTGTCAACAACACTACCAGGTGACATGAAAGGAGTACGGAACAACcgattggtaaaaatatttctaatcgcacagatttattatttttagtctagatctataacaaatttaattacatgactgatccaaactaagtgATACAACttcgcttaatataagctttgttgttctttttaagtatttgaaaaatattttcttgttataagCAATTGAAGTGCTCAGTGGCTAACATGTCGGCCTTTTATCATGAAGGCTCAAGACCTCGAGTTTGACTTCATACTCGAGCaactcttttgttttaaactagcttttgaaaaggcagcacggaaaccttctcccagataccccatcaCGGTCTCATCCCCCCTCCCTTTCAACTGGCCCACAAAGTGATTGAACAATACCGCACTTTCTACCAGGCTTTCTTACCGACAACCTCCGAAATAATCTACAAAATTCTCTCAGGAGGAATACGTGTTAAGGCCTATGAAGTGTGGTTATCACAAATTGACTTGTGGGACATACAAAGTTCTATTTTCGATGACCTTTTCACTTGTGAGGGAAGTGCACACCATTTGTGTACATTATGCATTTAgctataataacaataatatgcTTCGTAGAtattcagtttacaaacaaacagAGCTCCTCAAAATGGCGATCACGAACATATTTTATTCAGGTTTTCAAAAATCCTTTCCTACATTAAATTGTTAGGGCAGCTAACTACTTTGTGTTCTTCTCTTTGTATTTTTTAGATTGAGAATGAACAAATCCCTTCATTTCGTAAACACGTTCATAATGTTTTGTTATACTCCTGTGAAAATTTGGCAGAATCATGTCTGGTCATCGTAACTGTACTTGGGTATTTGGATTGTATAACATAGTTgagcatgttaattagagactgcAAGtctgttaagtcattggttatttCAACAAAGTCATTCAACCTGTTCCATGTTCTAAAAGCGCTAAGGAAGAAGTAGGACTTGTGCGAATTTGTTCTGACATATGGAATAAGACATTGTacaaaattgtttatttaaatttcaaacatTGCGGCTTGGTCGAGGCCAATTGTTCAACTGATCGCTAGGATTTCGGTGATGTTCTTTTATCTGACTATCATTTTTTGAGTTTTAAAGTGTGCaaatccttttttattttttcaatgagATCCATCATACAATCATACAACAGTGTTGAAATTATTCacaagtaaaaaatgtaaaaaatacgttaaaaaaaaagtttatattaagctTGTGTCAactattttgaatcaatcatgtaattgatttgtaatagatctagactaccaacgataaatctgtgcgattggaaatatcgttaccattttttttgtttagcgcaatttcatgctctTATAATGCTCAATGAGCTATGGTTCAATCACGTGTGTGGACTACTTGGAGGGGGTGAGGAAGGaggagggtatctgggagaaggtttccgtgcaggctttaaaaaaaataatttaaaaaatgctcgACTTGAGTTCGAACTCAACTTACTTGATTGAAGGCCGACATGCTTTCAACTATTCATAACAAGTGCTGATGAATATAGACGGTTTTATAATTATCTAATGctagtattaaatttttaggCGACtatctaattctctacacaaagcttATCCCCTTTTAGCTAGTACTGTCTCTATATAAACATAATTAATGTATAAATtaattgataaactaattggtcactttttaaatgaataattacgcacaatttcaacttgattcgagaatgggaagcgggagaaataacgtgcagcTTACAATTGTAGAcccaacagacagacagaatgacttgataaaagctttgtaaatatcAGAGGCAATCTAAACTGAATTACAAAAGTTATGAATTTGCCAACATTATGATTGAGACTGATGACCATGTGTTTTAGAAGTTCATGTTACAACACACAGTGTCTTGATGTTTCATCCTCTTGGTAGCAGAGAGCTATTTTTGCATCTGAAATACATTGGAGCGCAGAATGGGTAAAAGTACACCCTGAGGAACTCCAGTACAAGCTTACTACCTTTTAATGGTACTGATACTACACTAAATAAAATGGCTCATTGTCTACTTGTCTTCAGCAAAACTAAACACAAACTCATTTTTGAATAAACGTTTCCCCAGCATCATGTCATAATAACAGTGTCTTTATTGacatcaacattttaaaaattaaaaccaaaTGCATCGATGaacttataagttataaaaaagTCATAAATCTCTGTTTCGGGATTTGACCCTATGATCCTTGGCTTGACACCTGAGAGCTTTGACAGTAGGCCATCGGTCTGTATGAGTGATGAATACGCGGAAAGAAGTTTCCTCTTTGTAGTGCCACATATAGATACGTTTCgactgacctatatattttgtttacatcccattttctcttttttaactATATTTATACTAGCTactatacagtggcgtagctaccaatgtgcgggtggtgcgggccgcacagggcatcaagtggagaggggcaccaaaattcccccagtgtgtattaatttcctatttccatgagcgtttcagtaaaaaggactaattgtatggacacgaacaaatataaactactgtattttaaacatgaactaacgatttataaactagttatgtcgctattttgtttcatctctttgactatttcttccatacaatgtaagctatagaacagtttgaatcaaatttactagatttattttggacacacggtacatgttgttactacactgatcaatgctctgtaatataaagaagaaaaagaagataggccaaccttttttacttcattgtttagtacactggtttaatctagatatagagtttacaaatttattactaatctctagctctaaacaattgtcttagtttattcatttctttatgattctttatagtttaattttggaaataattctattgtaatgtcaatatttttaaataagctaacctttgttttctacgagttttttttaaactaactagttaattgtaatactgtaaagtaaacaaaatgatgaacagtgctcaagacaGACTAGTCTGGCTAGCTCCTCAAAAccattttaagctcagacggagaaatcggcatctctgatTGAATTGGATCAAAGAGTGTCttggagttagtaaaattactatcaaaatacgatccactcttgagggagcatgtgcttcgaactaagctttgttccagaccgaatacattcTTGTCTCCACAAATaagagaatcagtacagaacctcaaaaacgtattggccataagaaaaagatgcctggtgagaaaagtgacgactctgtacttacacacaaagaagaactacgaagggaaatttattctaccttggacaggatttttcaagaaataatcatccgattcgagcaacttcatgatgtagcagataggtatgaatttttgtcgccttcccagctattaaatcctcaggtcgaaatcaatctcgattgTACTCCTATCGACATTGATgaaaacgaatttctgctggagcaaaagaggcttcaacggtttgttagtttcatcagaagcctccgaacttccaaaacaaggacctgttgagctcttgaaatttataaataaatatcagctagatgattcagtcccgaatatcgtcctcatgattcgcatatttttgactattgcggtaagtgtcgctacatgcgagagaagtttttccaaacttaaactgatcaagaattacttgcgatcaacgatgacaaatttacgacttACAAGTTTGGCCATTTTGttcattgaacaagagctggtgaaaaaaaatgatttcgataaaattattgatacttttgccagcaaaaAAAGCTCGTAAAATTCACTtatagtatgtttatgtaaaagtgattttttgaattaacaatatttgattaatatataaataattttgaacaaaaaagaaGGTTTTACTATGTTATTATttagttagctttttttttttggggggggggcgcatcAAGATGAGGTCTCGCACCAGgtatcatatactctagctacgccactgctactaTATCTTAAGACTTtgcatattaaattataataaatagaaatatttatcaTTGACATCATTTCCCTAATCAAATTcctttataaaatgttaaaatagatACTTTTTTGTGTTAAACTATTCCGTTTAGAAGAGGAGATGAAGAGGAGAGAAacatgagagaaagagaaggagagaaatggagagagcaaaaatataaatagtgaCATACACATACagtgcacacacaaacacacacactaagaTTTGTTCGTTCGTACcgtgaaataaaaatacactatCTGGCATGGAGAAGGGGGGTAAGCCAAGGACGATCTTGCTGCACCTGTACATGTGCTCACTCTGCTAGACCTGTGTGCTTGTGATGTGCTCACTCACTGACCCGCACATAGCAACACATGACGAACACTTACACGATTCACAATAGTTTCCTCTCAGTTGATACTTAGTAGCTGAGTGTATTCCAAGAGAGCAACCCATTCTTGTGTTCAGAATTAAGAACAAAGATCAAGATGGTATAGTATACATGTACCTTTTGATTTTCACACAACATTGGAATGTATGTAGACCTACATGTTCACCTGATGCAAAGTGAGTCTCCATACTTGTTACATTAAGATTGATAACATGATCACTATTAATGTTGCATGCTTTTAAAAGATCTCAGGCAAATGTTTAGAGAGAAATTATAACATCTTGTGCAATGCCAAATAGTTTATATACATTGCTACATTTATTATACCTTGACTAATATACTGATTTACTCAAGGCTTCTACTGTTGTTCAAAAAGCAATGTAAACATTCATTGTTCATCAAGTAACGCTttgctaatttttaaaaatatattttgacacATAATATAGTGATGTCTCTTATACACAAGAATGTCCATATTTAATTCCTTACATCAACACTCTACAATGAAATAGTGTGGTGGGGCGTgggggctgagtggttaaacgcttGATTTCCGAACCTAGgcgtcccgagttcgaatcagGGCTATTTTTAACATTGTGTTGTATCATATAAGTCAACCCAACTCTGGTAAGTACCTAACATACCTTGGGGAAGTAAGGGAAGTTAGTGGTGCTTTCAACAAGACACCTTCGTTAAGCGTCGGTCATAGAAACAGGTGGAGCTTTACATTATTCACTTTTGTAGAGCGCAAGGTACACTGACCTGTACATTTACATCTGTATTTTGtgctttaaaattgaaaaattggTGTGGTACAATTCTGGGTCCAGttagttaataataattatacggTGGACTGTGGCGATCAAATAACGAGAATGATATAGTGGGCTGTTACGTTcagttaacaattatttaaataactatCATATAGTCGTTACAATAT is a genomic window containing:
- the LOC106072168 gene encoding uncharacterized protein LOC106072168 — its product is MLPSTLTTFHRQAHSERRFGMSLPSSNSTSGLPVAAVAGVRASSPPGAAAANSAHPTAATTVTFPPDSQKSVLEHLLDRPLVEGDFWYVIVAEWLEQLKKFVGINSSRKYYNQRALSPPGPIVTRRDYAHTVDVVHEDAWRLLVQWYGIADGNKAMKLVVYKYARGPEIEHNINSFKVMLSSSPPEDFHIVRFSKMEKVGYIEFRARQLYAIPKSQESRLWAKAEADAEWRPLFCRDKSIGVVLDMDSDFTRPVVALETLDSEGKWLGSPDSTEVPEDSKVRGYLIENSMFDDVTTPWELDIHEQIDYIGKTFLEKLHGNFNIFVQRAKDYIEAREAQLRERERQVCSRESVTERLATRLELKELRLNEEVARCEDKIKEYESRRLELESQFQERQLEAENKIAELESDLQLRREEFEVEKMRFQEELKRMSDLCKVQENRIKLDIGGNLFTTSLLTLTKDPNSMFAAMFSGRHEFKTEPDGSFFIDRDGTHFRYVLNYLRDGCIREGTLPPSDTTWRELLTEAEFYQLDELASFLKELISKKDSEG